The genome window TGATCGTCCTGCTGGAGCAGGTTCTTACGGATGCAAAGGTCGCGAACGAGAAGCTGCAGAAGGCCCACGAAAAACTCGAAGAGCTCGCTCACATCGACCCGCTCACTACGGCCCTCAATCGCCATGCGTTCCACGGTTATCTAAAGCGTCGGGGCAACGAAGGCCAACCTGTTTCCGGCTGTGTCGGCTTCTTTGACATCGACGACCTCAAAACGGTCAATGACGTTTACGGCCACGCGATCGGCGACATCGTGATCCGCACCGTGGTGAGGGCTATACGCGAGGTCATTCGTGCGGAAGACCTGATATTTCGGTGGGGCGGAGACGAATTCTTCGTGATCATGATCAGCCTCGATGCCGCGTCGGCGGGCCGGCGGATGAAGCGCCTCGAAACACTGCTCGCCGATGTCCGAATCGAAGGCGTCAGCCGATCGTTCAACGTAGGCGTCTCACACGCATTTGAGGATTTCCAAGGCCTGAATGATCTTGAATCAGCGATCCAAAAGGCGGATGAAGGAATGTACAAGCAAAAGCAGGTCCGCAAAGGCTATATTATTGATGACGCCGATTTCCACCTTGAGGGCTTAGGCGAACCGGTAACACTCGTCGAACGGCGTTAGTCACAACAAACTTCAGCGTCGGGCCGCGGCAAGGTGTTCCGCGGCCCTTGGCTTTTTACAGCTTGTCGTTAAAGAACCCAACTGCGATTGCCCACGCATCACGAGCGGCGTCGGCGTCATAGACCTCGGGCCGCGTATCGTTGAAGAATGCGTGGTCGGCGTCGTATTTGACCGAGCGGATGGGCAGTTCAAACCGTTCGGCGGCGTCCACTAATCCCGCGACCTTCTCAGGCGTGATCCATTGGTCGCGTGTGCCTGAGATAAAGATCGTCGGCACCGTCAGCCGTTGCAGGACATCGTCGTCCGGAATGTCGCCATAAAACGCGACGGCCGCGCTGATGCCCTCCAGCTCGCACGCCGAGCGCAGGGCAAACGTGCCGCCCATGCAGTAGCCCGTGATGCCAAAGTGCGAGATGTCGAGGCTCAGACGCGCCGCGTCGATCGCGTTCCCGATCGTATCCAGCCCATCCTCGATCTGCAGGCCGTGCATCATCGCGGACGCCTCAGACGCATCGGTGGCGACCTTTCCGCGATACAGGTCCGGAGCAATTGCCACAAAACCTTCGTCCGCATAGCGCCCCGCAATGTCCCGGATATGATCGTTCAGTCCCCACCATTCCTGAATGACGAGTATTGCCCGATTGCCGCCCGCGTCAGGCATGGCAACATACGCCGTCGTCGGCCCGTTAGCGGTCTCAAATGAAAGTGTCTCTGTTCTCATAGCGAGATTATACAATAATGCCCTATGGCAAGCGTCGCCACGTTTCGCCCCTAGAAATACCTAACAGTGTAAGTAAACCTTACGCCTCGGCCGATCTCGGGGGAGATGTTTTTGATGAACGAGATGTGGTTGTAGTAGAGCTTGTTGTTGAGGTTATAGGCGTTCACCGAGAATAGATGAGCGAAGTGTTGGCGCGAGATGACGTAGGATGCGGTCACATTCGCCGTGACGTAGCCGGCGGTTGGGGTCTCGTTGTCGAATATTCGAGACTGGCGGCCGACGACGACAATTTCAGGACGGATCGTAAAGGTGGTGCTGTGAAGATCGATTCCAACACGGCCTCGCAGCGGCCCAATTCGCGGGAGCGGCCGGCCGTCGGAGAGTTGCGCGTTCACGTAATCCAAACCGGCAAAAACATTGGCGAATTTGCTCACCCTAACATCGACGCTCAGTTCCGTGCCCGTAAAGCGGCTGTCAGCCTGTCGATACTCGGCGATCGGAAAGCCGCTCGCGGGGTCGGTCGTGCCGGTCGGCGCGAGAAAGACAAAATCGTCGAACGAATAGTAGTAATAGTTCGCCTCGGCGCGAAACCGCGGCGTTTGGTGCCGCACCGAAAGGTCGATGCCATTACTGATCTCGGGCCGCAGGTTTGCGTTGCCGATCTCGAACGACAGCGTCCCGTCGTGCGGGCCGTTATTATAGAGTTCCTCAAGCGCAGGGGCACGATAGCCGTGTGAAAAGTTCGCGACGAAAGCCCCGCCCTTCCACGTTTCAAATCTCGCACCGGCGGCCCCTGAAACGCCTGTGAATGTCCTGTCGATGAGCGACGGGCTGAGGGGATCATACGCATTGTGCTCAACGCGGCTGCCGAATTGCAGCGTGACGCGTTCGAACTTCACCTCTTCGAGGCCGAAGACTGAGAACGAGTCCTGCACAACGGGACCGTCGATCAGCACCTCGTCGCCGATCGTGCGGTAATTTCGGCGGTAGCCGTCAAAGCCGAAGCGGCCCGTCAGAAGGCCCTTTTTCTGCTGTTCAAACATTCCGCGATACGACGTGACGCGATTATCGAACGTCGTCCCGACTTCGCCGTCGGCGAGTTCCTGGTGCCGGTAGCGGCTGATATCGAATGTGAATTTTGCCGACGTTATAAAGGCGTCGAGGTCAGTCAAACCGCCCGAAAGCTTGACGTTGTGCCGATGCATGCGCAGGCTCCGCTCTTCGGGGTCGGTCTCAAAAATGTCCAGCGGTATGCCGTAGCGATTGCGGTAATAGCTGTAGTTGGTGCTAAAGAACGCCTTTTTGCCAAATCCCGCAAGGCCGCCGTTGCCGGTCGCGTTTCGCGTAAACGTGTTCTCGACGGTGCCAAAACCGCCGCCGGCATTATAGTCACTCGTTCGCTGCGTGCCGGCATTGCCCCAAAACATCCAGCGTTTTGTGCCATATTCGAGGCCGCCGCTCGCGGCACCCTGAGAGTTGTTTGTGCCTGCGATGCCCGAAAAATAACCGCGAAATCCCGGATGTGCGCCCTCGTCATGTCCGCTGACGGCATTGACCACGCCACCGATGGCGTTGCTGCCATAGAGCAGCGTCGCAGGCCCCTTGACGACCTCGATTCGCTCGACTGAGAGCGTATCGACGGGCTCGGAGTGATCCCCCGATTGCGAACCAAGCGAGCCAACGCGCACACCGTCGGTTGATATCAGCACACGGTCGCCGTCAAATCCGCGGATGACGGGCCGGCTTGCGCCGCCGCCGCCCGTGCGCTTAGCGACGCCGGCCTGATTATCGAGCACGTCGCCGAGTCCGACGGCGGCGCGGGTCGCGATCTCGCTTGAATTTAGTGTGGCGACCGATTCGATCGATTCAAATGTCGATTGTTCGCTGCCGCTGGCCGTCACGGTCACACTCGCCTTTAGCCCCGCGAGCTGCAGCCGAATATCGACCGTAAGCGTTGCCCCGGCCGCAACGATCACCGTCTGTCGAGCGTCGTCAAATCCCTCCTGATGGGCAACCAGCGTGTACCGGCCCGCCGGTATGTCGGCAAATGTGTAATGGCCATTCTGGTCGGTCAGCGCCGTTCGCTTTAGCTCAATGATCTGTATCGAGACCTGATGCAGCACGGTATTTTCGCTGTCGAGATATACCGTGCCCGCGAGCATGCCCTGCGATTGGGCGAGACCTGTCGTGGTTAAAAGAAGTAGTAGTAAAAAGACCTTGTGCATAATTCCTCCAAACTCGTTACCAACCGGTGAGGGCCGGTTGTCAAACCAAAGACGCGCGGGCCAGGAGCCCGCGTTCCGGCGATTGACGCTGTTCTTGGTTAACCGAGTTGTGGAGGACGAAAATGAGGATCGGGC of Chloracidobacterium sp. contains these proteins:
- a CDS encoding TonB-dependent receptor, whose amino-acid sequence is MHKVFLLLLLLTTTGLAQSQGMLAGTVYLDSENTVLHQVSIQIIELKRTALTDQNGHYTFADIPAGRYTLVAHQEGFDDARQTVIVAAGATLTVDIRLQLAGLKASVTVTASGSEQSTFESIESVATLNSSEIATRAAVGLGDVLDNQAGVAKRTGGGGASRPVIRGFDGDRVLISTDGVRVGSLGSQSGDHSEPVDTLSVERIEVVKGPATLLYGSNAIGGVVNAVSGHDEGAHPGFRGYFSGIAGTNNSQGAASGGLEYGTKRWMFWGNAGTQRTSDYNAGGGFGTVENTFTRNATGNGGLAGFGKKAFFSTNYSYYRNRYGIPLDIFETDPEERSLRMHRHNVKLSGGLTDLDAFITSAKFTFDISRYRHQELADGEVGTTFDNRVTSYRGMFEQQKKGLLTGRFGFDGYRRNYRTIGDEVLIDGPVVQDSFSVFGLEEVKFERVTLQFGSRVEHNAYDPLSPSLIDRTFTGVSGAAGARFETWKGGAFVANFSHGYRAPALEELYNNGPHDGTLSFEIGNANLRPEISNGIDLSVRHQTPRFRAEANYYYYSFDDFVFLAPTGTTDPASGFPIAEYRQADSRFTGTELSVDVRVSKFANVFAGLDYVNAQLSDGRPLPRIGPLRGRVGIDLHSTTFTIRPEIVVVGRQSRIFDNETPTAGYVTANVTASYVISRQHFAHLFSVNAYNLNNKLYYNHISFIKNISPEIGRGVRFTYTVRYF
- a CDS encoding diguanylate cyclase yields the protein MDSKIGLIIQIAGVAMITLLTLFLRRSINVAALRHWTNAWLFLSFALFCLRLAFSYEEYSTQLFSFYFLTEYLFGFLLIMGCRSLSDGWQMKIRQELIVLPLIIVAFGLPFLGDDFNLVFNIHSLTLSGFFAIAFTSLWRAKIRTFGWRVMLVALALLFVDFLQYFVVFSIRQYMVLEFDYLQYNSVIDLVLQILLGFGMVIVLLEQVLTDAKVANEKLQKAHEKLEELAHIDPLTTALNRHAFHGYLKRRGNEGQPVSGCVGFFDIDDLKTVNDVYGHAIGDIVIRTVVRAIREVIRAEDLIFRWGGDEFFVIMISLDAASAGRRMKRLETLLADVRIEGVSRSFNVGVSHAFEDFQGLNDLESAIQKADEGMYKQKQVRKGYIIDDADFHLEGLGEPVTLVERR
- a CDS encoding dienelactone hydrolase family protein, which produces MRTETLSFETANGPTTAYVAMPDAGGNRAILVIQEWWGLNDHIRDIAGRYADEGFVAIAPDLYRGKVATDASEASAMMHGLQIEDGLDTIGNAIDAARLSLDISHFGITGYCMGGTFALRSACELEGISAAVAFYGDIPDDDVLQRLTVPTIFISGTRDQWITPEKVAGLVDAAERFELPIRSVKYDADHAFFNDTRPEVYDADAARDAWAIAVGFFNDKL